One Vicinamibacteria bacterium genomic window, CGCGGTAGAGATCCTCGAGATGCTGCGCGAGCTCTTCCACGGTGGATTGCGGCAAATCGACGCCCGTGAGCTCGGCCTTCTGAAGCACGGCGGCCCGCCAGTCGATGGCGGGGTCGGACGCCGGATCGGTCGACATCGGCTTCAAGCGGGTTCGAGGCCCGCCGCCTCCGTGAGCGCGCTGATGAATCGCCGCCAGTCTTCCCGCTGCGCGGCGAGCACTCTGCGACCCGTAGCGGTGATGCGGTAGTAGCGGCGGCGGCGCTGGCCGGCGCGCTCGACCCAACGGCCGCGAATCCATCCCCGTGCCTCGAGCCGATAGAGGGTGGCATAGAGCGACGCGAGAGTGAAGCTCAGCGTGCCGCCCGAGCGCGCCTCGATGCGGCGAGCGATGTCGTAGCCATGGAGAGCGGCTTCATCGAGTAGCGCCAGAATCAGCAGATCGGCGCTGCCCTTCTTTGCGGCATCGAGGGCATTTCGCGAGGACCGTCCCATCGGTGGTTTAGTATATAGGTAAACAGTATATAGGTAAACAGAATATTGCGCCCTCGAGCCCCAGCGCGAGATGCCGTGGGCTCATCGCCTCGGGCCGACTAATCCAGATTGCGAATGGAGTAGAGACGCGTCTGCGTCCGGATGATGAGACGGTCGCCGACGATGGCCGGGCTCGCCATGGCCCACTCGTTGAGAGAGTTGACGGCGAGCAGCCGGTACTCGTCTCCCGCCTCGATCACGAAGGTGTCTCCTTCTTCACTCAGGGCGAAGACCTTGCCGTTGTACGCCCACGGGGAAGCGGTGAAAGCCGCGGCACCGGGGGCGATTCGGGACCGGTACTCCCGCTCTCCGGTCTCGATGTCGTAGCGTGCGAAGATTCCCTTCTCGTAGAGCACGTATATGGCGCCATCGTAAATCACGGGCGTGGGGAGATAAGTTCCTCCGGCGAGCCGGTTGTACCAGACGACGTGCTCGTTCTTGTTCTCTCGCTCGGGCGGCGTGATGTCTCCCGACCCGCCTGGACGGATTGCCACCATCGGCCGGTTCTCCCCGCCGGAGCTTCCCGCGGTCACGTACAAGATGCCGTCCCAGGCAAACGGGCTCTGAATGCTAACCGCGGCCATGCGTTTCATTTGCCAGAGCTCGCGGCCGTCGAGGTCGTAGCTGATGACCACGCCCGGCCCGACCGTGACGAGCTCGGTCCGCAGGACGTTCTCCCACACGAAGGGAGTGGACCAGCCCGTCTTCCGGCGCTCCTCCATCGAGCGGAGTGTACGCCAGACTTCCTTTCCCGTTTCCTTGTCGAAAGCGGCGATGAATCCCTGGTCTTCGTTGTCGTTCAAGACGAATAGTCGGTCTTTGTGGAGCGCGGGCGAGGCCCCCGCACCGTAATCGCGAATCGTCTGGTGGGGCTCGAGAGGAGTCACCCATGCCGGGTTCCCGTCGAGTTCGTAGGCGTACAGGCCCAGATGGGTGGAATAGACATATATTTTCTCGCCGTCGACGACGGGCGTCTCCGACGCGAAACTGTTCTTGCGGTGACGTCCGCCCTTGGGGTTGCCCTGATAAATCTGTCGCTGCCAGAGGAGCTTCCCCGTCTCGAGGTCGTGACAGGTGAGCATCAGGCGGATCACGATCTCGTCGGGCATTTCCCGGTCGCGTTCCCAGAGTCGTTTCTCGATCTCTTCGGGCGGGAGTCCCTCGGCTCGCAGCTCGGCAATGTAATCGTTGCTGAAGTCCGTACCGAGCGAGGGCTGTTTCATCGGTTGCTCGCTGGTCGCAGAGGTCAGGAAGATTCTTCGTCCCCAGACGACGGGCGACGACCAACCGACCCCGGGAACCTCCGTCACCCACTCGACGTTCTGGGTGGTGGACCAGCGCTCGGGAAGCTTGGGATTGTTCGAAACCGGAAGTGATCCGGGGCCACGAAAACCCGGCCAGTTGTTGGAGCCATCCGAGGTTGCCGGGTTGCTCCAAGCCGTCGCTAAGATGACTAGCGCCAACACGCCGGATCGTCGGGTTGGTGTGGGCGGATCCCAAGAACGTTCCAGCTCGGCCACGGGTCCCATCCTATCGGCAAACGACTTCGACGTCGATGGGGTTTTGACCCTCGCGAAGCGCTACTTTCAAGACGGAGAACTCTCGACGCCCCTCGCTTCCTAAGGCGCGGATGGGCTCGAGTGAAACGCCGAGCTCCACCGATCGCGAAGCAGGCACGTGCAGCTCGCGCTCGAACCCGGGCCCGCTCACGGTGGCGGCATGGGACCCTCCGGTTCCCTCGACCTTCAAACGGGGGAAGCCCGAACCGCACTCGGGAAGGACCAAGTAGAGAGGTCGTGCCCCTCGAAGGCGGATCGCACCAGTGGAACGCCTTGGCGGAATCCAATCTTCGGGCTCGCTCCTGCTCGCAGCGAGGCTTCCCATCACGATGAGCATTATCACCATTGCCGCCGTGATCGTGGTGGGGTTGGCTCGCCAACCCTTCCGTTCCCAGAGCCAGATGCCTCCAAGACATAGAGCGAGGAAGGTGGGGAAGGCGCATCGCACGACCAGCGGCTGCGGAGCATCGACCGAGCCCAGCGCCGGCGACGGATCCACCACCCCCGCCGCGAGAAAAGCGGCTCGATCGTAGACGAAGTTCCTCTCCGTCAGCATGCTCTGGCCGGTCCAGAACCCTGCCGCCGTGCCGATCAGCAGGGAGAACCAGCGCAGCGACGACGTTATTGGATGACGCAGCCAGGCTGCAATGCCGACCGCCATCACCGGGACCAGAGGAACGATGTAGCGTCCCGGGGGGGCCCAGGCGCCCGCGCCCCCGCGGTCGTGCGAGGCGGCTGCCAGTAAATAGGGGAGAGCGATTGCGAGGCTCAACCCGAAAGCGAAGGGCGACTCGCGTCTTAGGGCGATCAAGCCAGGAAGGGTGAAAAGGTACAAAGGCGCGTAGATCAGGACGCCTTCCGAGCGGCCGAGAAGAAGGTGGTAGAGACCCGACAGGGTCTCGGCGTTGAAGAGCGTCTCACCGCGAGGATAGCCTCTCGCGACCCACAAGGCGTCGGGAAGGAGACTGCCGGTAATTTGAAAGACGTACAGACATTGAAGCCCGAGGCCGAGGCAGGCGGGGACCAGGGCGGTCCCGAGAACCCGCCATCGCGGCGCTGATCGAAAACCTTTCCAACAACAGCCAACCAGCAAGGCTCCCCAGATCGGCAGGTATTTGGTGTGGAGCCATGGGAGTAACGCTCCCGCGAGGCCGAAGGCAACGGCACTTCCAAGCGTGAGCCGCTTGGCGAGAACCGCCGTTAGCATCAAGGTGATGCAAATCGTTGCCACGATCTCGGTGTAGACCTGGAAATGATAGAAGAAGAGCGGCGGGGTGATGCCAACCGCGAGCCCGAGAGCCAGGGCTCCCCGTCGAGTCCCGATTGTGGGCTCGACCAAACGAGCGATCAGCAACGTGCACGCGGTGCCAAAGAGCAGGCAGGTAAAGAGCGTGACGACGAGCCGGTCAGGATGGAAGTACGCATCGATGGCCATCGACGGCGTCAAGAGAAGGGGAAGGCCGGGCAGGAAGACGTAGAAGGTGCCACCCTTCCTGCCTTCGAGCACCGGGCCTCCAATCCACCGGGCGCTCGCCGCCGGCTCGATTCCCAAGAGGGACTTCCAGGCATCGATCGAGGTCGTGATCGCCGCCGGTATCCAGCGAGCGATTCGTGCACCGGCTCGTCCCGGTTCCAGTCGTTTTCCGATGAGATCTTCCGCGTTGCCGATGTCCGTGTCCCCGTCGTGAAGCAGGCTGGCGGTAAGGCGTATGTATCGGGGCTCGTCCCCGGTCCCCCATCGATCGTCGTAGGGCTGGGAGAACCTTCGCTCCGGTGTCCAGGCAAAGAGCGCCAGCATCAGCATGGCCGCGAAACCGGGAATCACGAGCCTCGAGCCTTGTCTCAGCAGAGCGCGGCCCAGGGGATCTAAGGGCGCGAACCGATTCACCTTGAGAAGGATGACGGATGCCACGACGAGCGTGACCAAGAAGCGATGCGCATCCAGAACAAGCCACCACAAAACCTGAGGAAACACACCTCGGCCGGGAAGCAGGAGGATTGCGAACGGGAGCAGCAGAACGAACGGATCGTAAGTCGTCAGGGTCTCGCCGCACGAGACCCTAAACCCGCGACGAGTCACACGCTGAAAGAGGAAGGATTCGACCATCCAAATGGCGACGAATCCGAGAACGAGGAGAATCACGATACGCAGCCCTCGCGGCGGGAGGAGAAAAGCGGGCTCCGAGAGAAGTATCTGAGGCCGTGCCCGGTAGAGCGGTTCGACCAGCCGGCTCAGCCCAAACGCGATAATCCCACCGACGATCAGCAGCGCACGTCCGGCCAAATGCATCTCCCTCAGACGGCTTGATGGGATCAGGAGCGTGGCAGGATAGCAGATCGTGGAAACGGAAACAGTCGTGGCGACGCCGATCGAATTCGATCAGGTCGTTGCGCTGCCATTCGGTGAGCCGATAGAATCCTCGCGTTCGCTCGCGGCCGGCCCGTCTCGATGAAATCACGTATTGTGCCATGACGCGGGGTGATGTAGCGCTAACGGGCGGGAGGGGAAAGCCCGAACGTCATCCCGTCCTCCTGCTGCTGCTCGCGGCGTTCTTCGTGGTGCTCCTTCGGACAGCATGGATTTGCGACGACGCTTACATCACCTTTCGCACCGTCGAGAATCTTCTCGACGGCTTCGGCCTGCGTTACAACCCGGCCGAGCGGGTCCAGACCTATACCCATCCGCTGTGGCTGTTCCTCCTCTTACCCTTTCGACTCCTCACCGGCGAGCTCTACTTCGCGAGCCTGGCCCTCGGTCTTGTCTGTTCGCTCGCCGCGGTCGGAGTGCTGGCTTTCGGTGTGGCACGCGATTTCTGGGCGGGAGCCTTGGGGCTCGCGGCCCTCGTTTTCTCCAAATCGTTCGTAGACTATTCCACTTCCGGCATGGAGAACCCCCTCGCACACTTGCTCCTGGCACTGTTCTTTCTCGTTTACACGAGCGACGAGGCGGACTCCAACCCTCGGAGACTCTACTTCCTTGCAGGCCTCCTGACTCTCACGCGGATGGACCTTGGCTTACTCGTTATTCCGCCGCTGTTCGACGTGATCCGCCATCACCGCCTTCGTCGCGGCTTCTCGCAAGTGATCATTGGCCTTGTGCCACTCCTTCTGTGGGAGGTATTCTCCCTCGTCTACTACGGGTTCGCGTTTCCCAACACCGCCTATGCCAAGTTGGGCGGGGGGATACCGCGCCTCGAGCTCGCCGCGCAGGGTGGTCTGTACGTTCTCGACTCTCTCGCCGCGGATCCCCTGACCCTGACGATGGTCTGCGGAGCGCTGCTGTTTGTCTTTGTGGAAAAGAATCGCCACGGCGCCACGGCGATGCTGGGCGCGGGGCTCTACCTTTCTTATGTGGTGGCCATCGGCGGCGACTTCATGTCGGGACGGTTCTTTTCGGCGGTTGGTTTCGTGGCGGTGCTGACCCTCGTTCATCGTGTGGCGCTCGAAGGATGGATCCGAGCGGCAGCCTTTGGCGTGGTGTTGGTCGTCGGGTTCTCGGCGCCCCACCCGCCGATTCTCAGCGGCTCTCGTGAGGGCATCGGCGGAGAGGGACGGCGAGCTATTCGAGGTATCGTCGACGAGCGGGCCTTTTACTTCCCCTACACGGGGCTTGTCGGCGCAAGCCGGCCGGCCGGCATGCCTCGGCATCCGTGGGCCATGCAAGGGCTGCGGGCGCGCGAGAAGGGTGATGCCGTCGTCTTCAGGGACACGATCGGCATGTTCGGTTTCTACGCCGGCCCGAGCGTTCACGTCGTGGATTATTACGGGCTGGCCGACGCG contains:
- a CDS encoding PadR family transcriptional regulator, whose product is MGRSSRNALDAAKKGSADLLILALLDEAALHGYDIARRIEARSGGTLSFTLASLYATLYRLEARGWIRGRWVERAGQRRRRYYRITATGRRVLAAQREDWRRFISALTEAAGLEPA
- a CDS encoding PQQ-binding-like beta-propeller repeat protein, which encodes MALVILATAWSNPATSDGSNNWPGFRGPGSLPVSNNPKLPERWSTTQNVEWVTEVPGVGWSSPVVWGRRIFLTSATSEQPMKQPSLGTDFSNDYIAELRAEGLPPEEIEKRLWERDREMPDEIVIRLMLTCHDLETGKLLWQRQIYQGNPKGGRHRKNSFASETPVVDGEKIYVYSTHLGLYAYELDGNPAWVTPLEPHQTIRDYGAGASPALHKDRLFVLNDNEDQGFIAAFDKETGKEVWRTLRSMEERRKTGWSTPFVWENVLRTELVTVGPGVVISYDLDGRELWQMKRMAAVSIQSPFAWDGILYVTAGSSGGENRPMVAIRPGGSGDITPPERENKNEHVVWYNRLAGGTYLPTPVIYDGAIYVLYEKGIFARYDIETGEREYRSRIAPGAAAFTASPWAYNGKVFALSEEGDTFVIEAGDEYRLLAVNSLNEWAMASPAIVGDRLIIRTQTRLYSIRNLD